From the Phycisphaeraceae bacterium genome, one window contains:
- a CDS encoding PLD nuclease N-terminal domain-containing protein, whose amino-acid sequence MLNTIIGIVILVAWVIALVDIIKSAMDGTKKLIWILVVIFLPILGTILWFVLGKK is encoded by the coding sequence GTGCTCAACACTATTATCGGTATCGTTATTCTGGTCGCCTGGGTCATCGCGTTAGTTGACATCATCAAAAGTGCGATGGATGGGACCAAGAAGCTGATCTGGATTCTGGTCGTTATCTTCCTGCCGATCCTGGGCACAATCCTGTGGTTTGTGCTTGGGAAGAAGTAG
- a CDS encoding prepilin-type N-terminal cleavage/methylation domain-containing protein, whose protein sequence is MNRQAMLIKDSQIRRRGFTLIELLVVISIIALLIGILLPALGAARDTARSAVCLSNLRQVGVGVYAYVQDHDGLLPGAGLNHAGGVGLNEQGSWFFTLSAYADGSLVGRCPSDVSVYWEEVSPTLGRLRLVSYALNNLITGNVPGFEDYRDLDRIARATETIYAVELAEEDPGFAVSDHVHPEAWLTMPPAQRASVVGQQMAIDRHASSSNYLYLDGHAASLDWEETMSGPPFVPSVNHYDPR, encoded by the coding sequence ATGAACCGTCAAGCCATGTTGATAAAAGATTCTCAAATACGGAGGCGTGGTTTCACGCTGATTGAGCTGCTGGTGGTGATCTCGATCATCGCGTTGCTGATCGGGATTCTGCTGCCAGCGTTGGGGGCGGCTCGGGACACGGCGCGATCGGCGGTGTGTCTGTCGAATCTGCGTCAGGTCGGGGTGGGGGTGTACGCGTATGTTCAGGATCACGATGGTCTGCTGCCTGGGGCGGGGCTGAATCATGCGGGGGGTGTGGGGCTGAATGAGCAGGGGTCGTGGTTTTTCACGTTGAGTGCTTATGCGGATGGTTCCCTGGTTGGGCGGTGTCCATCGGATGTGAGTGTGTATTGGGAAGAGGTGTCGCCGACGCTCGGTCGGTTGAGGCTGGTGAGTTATGCGCTGAACAATCTGATCACCGGGAATGTGCCGGGGTTTGAGGACTACCGGGATCTGGACCGGATTGCGCGGGCGACCGAGACGATCTATGCGGTGGAGTTGGCGGAGGAGGACCCGGGTTTTGCGGTTTCGGACCATGTGCATCCGGAGGCGTGGTTGACGATGCCGCCTGCGCAGCGAGCCTCGGTGGTGGGCCAGCAGATGGCGATCGATCGGCATGCGTCTTCGTCGAACTATCTGTATCTGGATGGTCATGCGGCGAGCCTGGATTGGGAGGAGACCATGAGTGGCCCGCCTTTTGTTCCTAGTGTGAATCACTACGACCCGCGCTAA
- a CDS encoding lamin tail domain-containing protein, which yields MRSKQTRNPARENLSLTLAISVLLLTLGSAHAPARVIISEIWPGGLPGEEASSDWIEITNLGPQTITNLDQWHIRDVPVPPTVPDGLWLSGGQLTGVPTLAPGESAVFLMSWDDVILDNLNPTLEEAIAAFHTLWGTANSDLKLGYTLDINGGGGPGLSRDGDTVILYDASLTGANIVDTQSFPVSNRASYIYNPAADTFGDLAVPGRFGAYNSLTASSTDSDLPAIASPGAIPEPATAGVLALLLALTVRRHPKEA from the coding sequence ATGCGATCCAAACAAACACGCAACCCCGCACGGGAGAACCTGTCGCTGACCCTCGCGATCAGTGTTCTGCTGCTCACTCTGGGCAGTGCGCACGCCCCAGCACGCGTCATCATCTCCGAAATCTGGCCAGGCGGGCTCCCCGGCGAAGAAGCCAGCTCCGACTGGATCGAAATCACCAACCTCGGTCCCCAGACCATTACCAACCTCGACCAGTGGCACATCCGCGATGTCCCCGTCCCGCCCACCGTGCCCGACGGGCTCTGGCTCTCCGGCGGGCAACTCACAGGCGTGCCCACCCTCGCACCCGGTGAATCCGCCGTCTTCCTCATGAGCTGGGACGACGTGATCCTCGACAACCTCAACCCAACACTCGAAGAGGCCATCGCCGCCTTCCACACCCTCTGGGGCACCGCCAACTCCGACCTCAAGCTCGGCTACACCCTCGACATCAATGGCGGAGGCGGACCCGGCCTCAGCCGCGATGGCGACACCGTCATCCTCTACGACGCCAGCCTCACCGGCGCTAACATCGTCGATACCCAGTCTTTCCCGGTCTCAAACCGAGCCTCATACATCTACAACCCCGCCGCCGACACCTTCGGCGACCTCGCCGTACCAGGACGCTTCGGCGCCTACAACAGCCTCACCGCCAGCAGCACCGACTCCGACCTGCCCGCGATCGCCTCGCCGGGCGCGATCCCCGAGCCCGCGACAGCAGGTGTCCTGGCCCTGCTGCTCGCGCTGACCGTTCGCCGCCACCCAAAAGAAGCCTGA
- a CDS encoding PEP-CTERM sorting domain-containing protein, translated as MLRMTTAAGLALTMMTCVSAHAQLLLNEANSVGADRYLEFDLNKPYEGYDFGTILYSGNTNPVNAPVSPGNPFPDVDARTPEIDTTLPNGWAGSTGWARVLGNGGDWIELVVTTDHADLRGWTLYWENDEVDANGNAVQTGLNPGNLLAGEHPDERGFIKFTQNDVWSNLRQGTIITISEQNTVIERRDLYPTAPGGVGQFNTGFSYDLSTDLSYSPKDGDWHIHLHLDENLTDAGQATEYFEGLSDMKVDNDNWRMAIFNASNTALAGQVEALTGRGALDLTTGLVGEFIGEIGQPTGPDGAGYGAGATDDWGSSTGAGGLGNQEVLNYHGAVGTNLVGADSTSDNEDYEDVDFSTFGNPNLFNAGGIENALTGVQDFSEVWAWINSILDGDANLDGTVDLIDLSVLASNFGASATTIQWVDGDFNADDTVDLVDLSLLASNFGSSSPVPEPASLAMLTLGAAAMLRRRVG; from the coding sequence ATGCTCCGAATGACAACCGCCGCCGGCCTGGCGTTGACGATGATGACCTGTGTCTCCGCTCACGCTCAGTTGCTGCTCAATGAGGCAAACTCCGTTGGCGCAGACAGGTACCTTGAGTTCGACCTCAACAAGCCCTACGAGGGCTATGACTTCGGCACGATTCTCTACTCGGGCAACACCAACCCGGTCAACGCCCCGGTCTCGCCCGGCAACCCGTTCCCGGATGTTGATGCGAGGACGCCTGAGATCGACACGACCCTCCCCAACGGCTGGGCGGGATCGACCGGCTGGGCGCGAGTCCTCGGCAATGGCGGAGACTGGATCGAGCTGGTCGTGACGACCGATCACGCCGACCTGCGTGGATGGACGCTCTACTGGGAAAACGATGAGGTCGATGCCAACGGCAACGCCGTGCAGACCGGCCTGAACCCCGGCAACCTCCTCGCTGGCGAGCACCCAGACGAGCGAGGCTTCATCAAGTTCACTCAAAACGATGTGTGGTCGAATCTCCGCCAGGGCACGATCATCACCATCAGCGAGCAGAACACGGTGATCGAACGCCGTGACCTCTACCCCACCGCCCCCGGCGGGGTCGGCCAGTTCAATACCGGCTTCAGCTACGACCTCAGCACCGACCTCAGCTACAGCCCCAAAGACGGCGATTGGCACATCCACCTCCACCTCGATGAGAACCTGACCGATGCCGGCCAGGCGACCGAGTACTTCGAGGGCTTGTCCGACATGAAGGTCGATAACGACAACTGGCGCATGGCGATCTTCAACGCCTCGAACACGGCGTTGGCCGGTCAGGTCGAAGCGCTCACAGGTCGTGGGGCACTCGACCTCACCACGGGCCTCGTTGGTGAGTTCATCGGCGAGATCGGCCAGCCCACCGGGCCAGACGGAGCGGGCTACGGTGCCGGAGCAACTGATGACTGGGGCAGCTCGACAGGCGCTGGTGGCCTTGGAAATCAAGAGGTCCTCAACTACCATGGCGCCGTCGGGACCAACCTGGTCGGGGCCGACAGCACCAGCGATAATGAGGACTACGAGGATGTTGACTTCTCAACCTTCGGTAACCCCAACCTCTTCAACGCCGGCGGGATCGAGAACGCACTGACCGGCGTCCAGGACTTCTCCGAGGTCTGGGCCTGGATCAACAGCATCCTCGATGGCGACGCGAATCTCGATGGCACCGTCGATCTGATTGACCTGAGCGTGCTGGCATCGAACTTCGGTGCATCGGCGACCACCATCCAGTGGGTTGATGGCGATTTCAACGCTGACGACACGGTCGACCTGGTGGACCTGAGCCTCTTGGCCAGCAACTTCGGCAGCAGTTCGCCGGTTCCTGAGCCAGCAAGTCTCGCCATGCTGACTCTTGGCGCGGCCGCGATGCTCCGCCGACGGGTGGGTTGA
- a CDS encoding glycoside hydrolase family 38 C-terminal domain-containing protein: MLEANHFPQFDLPRLTRARERVEAMIWQIDPTPITVEQSKPAHDHTTFAQAQKLTYKPVNKRPHHWGKVYDQCWWRIKLPRIKNPDNTYLLWKDQGEATLYADGQPVYGIDPGHKHAPLRAGVRKWMIESICCRTGVWVTGEINGIDAQGSRFDGASLAIRDDHAWAAFHDLDVLIQLLDLSHLPDYPQRGNRYNAVGYRPELHAADPAFRWLLEQLSLAVDALDRQGVPALRNQLAKTYRGLQQDDDKLKGILTGHAHIDLVWLWPERVGEFKAIHTFSNALSLLERYPEVHFGYSQPASYQAVSRRCPKLMDRVDNAIQSGHWEPTGAMYVESDTQLACGEALARSVALGQQGFRQLRGDDSKVLWLPDVFGYSGCIPQILAGFGVPYFFTTKLHWSTAQRFPYTSFRWIGHDGSEVLSHVIWNHYNMAGTPQEVRELAEHHRQTPQHPELLIPTGYGDGGGGPTEAMAERARRMTNLRGLPKTEWGTIEGFFDRMAQHTPNLPAWRGEVYLEFHRGVQTTHAELKRLYRRAERGLQMLEAVHAVNGNGPIDPTLWERVVFAQFHDYLPGSSVKEVYDEALPELADIGDTTRNQAAKALKAKNKAKTCIFNPLPQPLTRAIDGAMRTLPPLAGVEVKSLPAIISPDVRITKRSLTSERVEARFDTRGRIESLIIDGEPIAFSAPAAEPWIIPDQPAMYDAWDIDRRSLSLGEPVSSKAQITIDESDELRPRLLVKRSLANQSSMTLAYSLDPIHPVLHLDLDIDLRDREKLLKLVFPTTYAGKQARYGAPFGSALRGQHAGPIAHETAFENPASRWMTVADETEADGMMLLAERTYGYGCREGLAHISLLRSPIMPRSGDTPLDKSGRPTADVADLGSHHIRLAVGRYTSDADLPDQPASLAETLFAEPIEYRGTPTPQPLQSIEGLSSVIPSWAQPEPGGGLTLRLHETLGQRGWIELNLAGKTWNLTDLAGTPTTEPTTNPCVVEVKPYQIISVRVA; this comes from the coding sequence ATGCTGGAAGCCAACCATTTCCCACAGTTCGATCTGCCCCGTCTCACCCGCGCCCGTGAGCGCGTCGAAGCCATGATCTGGCAGATCGACCCGACGCCTATCACCGTCGAGCAGTCCAAACCAGCCCACGACCACACTACCTTCGCCCAGGCGCAGAAACTGACCTACAAACCGGTCAACAAACGCCCGCACCACTGGGGCAAGGTCTACGACCAGTGCTGGTGGCGCATCAAACTCCCCAGAATCAAAAACCCCGACAACACCTACCTCCTCTGGAAAGACCAGGGCGAAGCAACCCTCTACGCCGACGGCCAACCCGTCTACGGCATCGACCCCGGACACAAACACGCACCCCTCCGCGCTGGCGTCAGAAAATGGATGATCGAATCCATCTGCTGCCGCACCGGCGTCTGGGTCACCGGCGAAATCAACGGCATCGACGCCCAAGGCAGCCGCTTCGACGGCGCTAGCCTCGCCATCCGCGACGACCATGCATGGGCCGCTTTCCACGACCTCGACGTCCTCATCCAACTCCTCGACCTCTCACACCTCCCCGATTACCCCCAGCGGGGCAACCGCTACAACGCCGTCGGCTACCGCCCCGAACTCCACGCCGCCGACCCCGCCTTCCGATGGCTCCTCGAGCAACTCAGCCTCGCCGTCGATGCCCTCGACCGCCAAGGCGTCCCCGCCCTCCGCAACCAACTCGCCAAGACCTATCGCGGACTCCAGCAAGACGACGACAAGCTCAAAGGCATCCTCACCGGACACGCCCACATCGACCTCGTCTGGCTCTGGCCCGAACGCGTCGGCGAGTTCAAAGCCATCCACACCTTCTCCAACGCCCTCAGCCTTCTCGAACGCTACCCCGAAGTGCACTTCGGCTACTCACAGCCCGCCAGCTACCAGGCCGTCAGCCGCCGCTGCCCCAAACTCATGGACCGCGTCGATAACGCCATACAATCCGGCCACTGGGAACCCACCGGCGCGATGTACGTCGAGTCCGACACCCAACTCGCCTGTGGCGAAGCCCTCGCCCGCTCGGTCGCCCTCGGACAGCAAGGCTTCCGACAACTCCGTGGCGACGACAGCAAGGTCCTCTGGCTCCCCGACGTCTTCGGCTACTCCGGCTGCATCCCGCAGATCCTCGCTGGCTTCGGCGTCCCCTACTTCTTCACCACCAAACTCCACTGGTCCACCGCCCAGCGATTCCCCTACACCAGCTTCCGCTGGATCGGACACGATGGCAGCGAAGTCCTCAGCCACGTCATCTGGAATCACTACAACATGGCCGGGACCCCGCAAGAGGTCCGCGAACTCGCCGAACACCACCGCCAGACCCCCCAACACCCCGAACTCCTCATACCCACCGGCTATGGCGACGGCGGCGGCGGACCCACCGAAGCCATGGCCGAACGCGCCCGACGAATGACCAACCTCCGCGGACTCCCCAAGACCGAGTGGGGCACCATCGAAGGCTTCTTCGACCGCATGGCCCAGCACACCCCAAACCTCCCCGCCTGGCGCGGCGAGGTCTACCTCGAGTTCCATCGCGGCGTCCAGACCACCCACGCCGAACTCAAACGACTCTACCGCCGCGCTGAACGCGGACTCCAGATGCTCGAAGCCGTCCACGCCGTCAACGGCAACGGCCCAATCGATCCCACCCTCTGGGAACGAGTCGTCTTCGCCCAGTTCCACGATTACCTCCCCGGCAGCTCCGTCAAGGAAGTCTACGACGAAGCCCTCCCCGAACTCGCCGACATCGGCGACACCACCCGTAACCAGGCCGCCAAAGCCCTCAAAGCCAAAAACAAAGCCAAAACCTGTATCTTCAACCCACTCCCACAACCCTTAACCCGAGCCATCGACGGCGCAATGCGTACCCTCCCGCCTCTCGCTGGCGTCGAGGTGAAATCGCTCCCCGCCATCATCAGCCCCGATGTCCGCATCACCAAACGAAGCCTCACCAGCGAACGCGTCGAAGCCCGATTCGACACACGTGGCAGGATCGAGTCGCTCATCATCGACGGCGAACCCATCGCATTCTCCGCGCCCGCCGCCGAGCCATGGATCATCCCCGACCAGCCCGCCATGTACGACGCCTGGGACATCGATCGCAGGAGCCTATCCCTCGGCGAACCCGTATCCTCCAAAGCCCAGATCACCATCGACGAATCCGATGAACTCCGACCCAGACTCCTCGTCAAACGCTCACTCGCCAACCAGAGCAGCATGACCCTCGCCTACAGCCTCGACCCGATCCACCCCGTCCTCCACCTCGACCTCGACATCGACTTGCGCGACCGCGAGAAGCTGCTCAAACTCGTCTTCCCAACCACCTACGCCGGCAAGCAGGCCCGCTACGGCGCACCCTTCGGCAGCGCCCTCCGCGGACAACACGCCGGACCCATCGCCCACGAAACCGCCTTCGAAAACCCCGCCAGCCGATGGATGACCGTCGCCGACGAAACCGAAGCCGACGGCATGATGCTCCTCGCCGAACGCACCTACGGCTACGGCTGCCGCGAAGGACTCGCCCACATCAGCCTTCTCCGCAGCCCCATCATGCCACGCTCAGGCGACACGCCCCTCGACAAGTCCGGTCGGCCGACCGCCGATGTCGCCGACCTCGGCTCACACCACATCCGACTGGCCGTCGGCCGCTACACCTCCGACGCCGACCTCCCCGATCAACCCGCCTCACTCGCCGAAACCCTCTTCGCCGAACCCATCGAGTACCGCGGAACACCAACCCCGCAACCTCTCCAGAGCATCGAAGGACTCTCCTCCGTCATCCCAAGCTGGGCCCAGCCCGAACCCGGCGGGGGCCTCACCCTCCGACTCCACGAAACCCTCGGACAACGTGGGTGGATCGAACTCAACCTCGCCGGAAAAACCTGGAACCTCACCGACCTTGCCGGAACACCCACCACAGAACCCACCACCAACCCTTGCGTGGTCGAGGTCAAGCCATACCAGATCATCAGCGTCCGCGTAGCCTGA
- a CDS encoding PEP-CTERM sorting domain-containing protein (PEP-CTERM proteins occur, often in large numbers, in the proteomes of bacteria that also encode an exosortase, a predicted intramembrane cysteine proteinase. The presence of a PEP-CTERM domain at a protein's C-terminus predicts cleavage within the sorting domain, followed by covalent anchoring to some some component of the (usually Gram-negative) cell surface. Many PEP-CTERM proteins exhibit an unusual sequence composition that includes large numbers of potential glycosylation sites. Expression of one such protein has been shown restore the ability of a bacterium to form floc, a type of biofilm.), with protein sequence MKLDARPTLALLAALSITVPAHADEGDAAPHVLIGVLSGTTQIGVGFEGATTDASGNVLVQVPVFENLIPLTPLSGFRNIPFDPDNDLAFEAPGDEEADELEDFGLIAAPTSALFALEAVDLPADFAIFVVGQTVMETTGDSIQLGSPEFDLHPLYVLETLNPSATGPTTGLFRIIDLNGGLLPSDTFGITLAVPEPASAAILGLAGLTLIRRR encoded by the coding sequence ATGAAGCTCGATGCCCGCCCGACACTCGCCCTCCTGGCCGCCCTGTCCATCACAGTCCCCGCCCACGCTGATGAGGGCGACGCCGCCCCTCACGTCCTGATCGGCGTCCTCTCCGGCACCACCCAGATCGGCGTAGGGTTTGAGGGCGCAACCACCGATGCCTCCGGCAATGTGCTCGTCCAGGTGCCCGTCTTCGAAAACCTAATCCCGCTCACGCCACTCTCCGGCTTCCGCAACATCCCCTTCGATCCCGACAACGACCTCGCCTTCGAAGCCCCTGGCGACGAAGAAGCCGATGAACTCGAAGATTTCGGACTCATCGCCGCACCCACCTCCGCCCTCTTTGCCCTCGAAGCCGTTGACCTCCCCGCCGACTTCGCCATCTTCGTCGTCGGCCAGACCGTCATGGAAACAACTGGCGACAGCATCCAACTCGGCAGCCCCGAGTTCGACCTCCACCCCCTCTACGTCCTCGAAACACTCAACCCCTCAGCGACCGGTCCAACCACCGGCCTGTTCCGCATCATCGACCTCAATGGCGGACTGCTCCCCTCAGACACCTTCGGGATCACCCTCGCCGTCCCCGAGCCCGCCTCCGCAGCCATCCTTGGCCTCGCAGGCCTGACCCTGATCCGCCGCCGCTAA
- a CDS encoding RimK family protein — MKPLLVVDAPERWPLTIPGMEVVSAYRYLSDAELAQGAGRKVFNLCRSFKYQAEGYYVSLLAEARGHRPLPSIAAIQDLKLAPVVRLAAQDLDDLIQSSLKRIKSSTFELSVYFGHNTASAHDRLALALFNAFPAPLLRAKFEHDGCWQLSSVRVIGLADVPESHYPFVIEQASRYLKRTPRRSKASPPTKYDLAILHNPNDPMPPSNPEAIQKFVEAGESLGIGCTLIEKDSYGRIAEYDALFIRDTTAVDHYTYRFARRAAAEGLVVIDDPGSIVRCTNKVFLAESMSRHRLASPKTMILTVENALEGIRSIGFPCVIKQPDSSFSAGVTRIDEDVDLDQQVSELFQSSELVIAQEYMPTDFDWRIGVLDGEPLFACRYGMAPDHWQIYKRGDAGLEEGDAETMPVKKAPQDVIRLAVRAANLMGDGLYGVDLKVVYGKPVVIEVNDNPNIDAGVEDLFLGDELYLRIMLSFFKRLGS; from the coding sequence ATGAAGCCGTTGCTGGTGGTGGACGCGCCCGAGCGTTGGCCCCTCACGATCCCCGGGATGGAAGTCGTCTCGGCCTACCGATACCTGTCTGACGCCGAGTTGGCCCAAGGAGCCGGGCGGAAGGTGTTTAACCTCTGCAGGTCGTTCAAATACCAGGCCGAGGGCTACTACGTCTCGCTCCTGGCCGAGGCTCGCGGGCATCGGCCGCTCCCATCGATTGCGGCGATCCAGGACCTCAAACTCGCCCCGGTTGTCCGGCTTGCCGCACAGGATTTGGACGACCTGATCCAGTCCAGCCTCAAGCGGATCAAGTCGAGCACCTTCGAACTCTCCGTCTACTTCGGCCACAACACCGCCTCGGCGCACGATCGACTGGCGCTCGCGTTGTTCAATGCCTTCCCCGCCCCCTTGCTTCGTGCAAAGTTCGAGCACGATGGCTGCTGGCAACTTTCGAGTGTTCGTGTCATCGGCCTGGCGGATGTACCCGAATCGCATTACCCGTTCGTCATCGAGCAGGCATCCCGCTATCTCAAGCGCACGCCGAGAAGAAGCAAAGCCTCCCCGCCAACCAAGTATGACCTCGCCATCCTCCACAACCCCAACGACCCGATGCCGCCGTCGAACCCCGAGGCGATCCAGAAGTTCGTGGAAGCCGGTGAATCCCTGGGCATCGGCTGCACGCTGATCGAAAAGGACAGTTACGGCCGCATCGCCGAGTACGACGCCCTCTTTATTCGCGATACGACCGCTGTCGATCACTACACGTATCGCTTTGCCCGTCGAGCCGCCGCCGAGGGCCTCGTCGTGATCGACGACCCCGGTTCCATCGTTCGCTGCACCAACAAGGTCTTCCTCGCTGAGTCAATGTCGCGACATCGACTCGCCTCACCCAAGACCATGATCCTGACCGTTGAGAACGCCCTTGAAGGCATCCGGTCGATCGGGTTTCCCTGTGTCATCAAGCAGCCCGACAGCTCGTTCTCGGCCGGGGTGACGAGGATCGACGAAGACGTTGACCTCGATCAACAGGTCTCCGAGCTATTCCAGAGTTCCGAGCTGGTTATCGCACAGGAATACATGCCCACTGATTTCGACTGGCGCATCGGCGTCCTCGATGGTGAACCACTTTTTGCCTGCCGCTACGGCATGGCCCCCGACCACTGGCAGATCTACAAACGCGGTGACGCAGGTCTCGAGGAGGGCGATGCTGAAACCATGCCCGTCAAAAAAGCGCCACAGGACGTCATCCGTCTCGCGGTCCGTGCCGCCAATCTCATGGGCGATGGGCTCTACGGCGTAGACCTCAAGGTCGTTTACGGCAAGCCCGTCGTGATCGAGGTCAACGACAACCCAAACATTGATGCGGGTGTAGAAGACCTTTTTCTCGGTGATGAACTCTACCTCCGGATCATGCTCTCCTTCTTTAAGCGGTTAGGGTCCTGA
- a CDS encoding Fur family transcriptional regulator: MNQKPQHATDKQPKRRTQQRDSIRKVLEDAGRPLAVQEILDAAGAELPNLGQATVYRAIHHFDDLGMLSPIDLPGEPTRYEWKRPDAHAHFKCDTCERTFCIDSQRFEVSARLPSGFELRSHELFLHGKCPECAHEQ; this comes from the coding sequence ATGAATCAGAAGCCTCAGCACGCTACCGACAAGCAACCCAAACGCCGTACCCAGCAGCGCGACTCCATCCGCAAAGTCCTCGAAGACGCCGGACGACCCCTCGCCGTCCAGGAGATCCTCGACGCCGCAGGTGCCGAACTCCCCAACCTCGGCCAGGCCACCGTCTACCGAGCCATCCACCACTTCGACGATCTTGGCATGCTCTCGCCTATCGATCTCCCAGGCGAACCCACCCGCTACGAATGGAAACGACCCGACGCACACGCACACTTCAAATGCGACACCTGCGAGCGCACATTCTGCATCGATTCACAGCGCTTTGAGGTCAGCGCACGGCTCCCCAGCGGCTTCGAGCTGCGCTCACACGAGCTGTTTTTGCACGGAAAATGCCCCGAGTGCGCACACGAACAATGA
- a CDS encoding PEP-CTERM sorting domain-containing protein, with protein MKTRMMLTLAAAAAMTPVAYGSPLLKITEVYEGLPGDDVTGDWIEISNFGDMPFVFGTDGDLFYDDSSADPTTDEKVTGITSIAPGEAVVVVLENDPAEVTTFITSWGLSASVQVGYLLGDNPGGLSQGGETLYLFDSNGAGAGTVDAVSYTGNDADAAVKGATWTYNLGDDTFDGILQSIAGVDGAFVAPVAGGDFGEYPLIGSPGVIPEPASLALLGLGGLALATRRRV; from the coding sequence ATGAAGACTCGCATGATGCTGACCCTCGCCGCTGCCGCGGCCATGACACCCGTTGCCTACGGCTCCCCGCTGCTCAAGATCACCGAGGTCTACGAAGGCCTCCCCGGCGACGACGTCACCGGCGACTGGATCGAGATCAGCAACTTCGGCGACATGCCGTTCGTCTTCGGAACCGACGGCGACCTGTTCTACGATGACAGCTCCGCTGACCCGACGACCGACGAAAAAGTCACCGGCATCACCTCCATCGCTCCCGGCGAAGCCGTTGTCGTTGTCCTTGAGAACGACCCTGCCGAAGTGACCACCTTCATCACCTCCTGGGGCTTGTCCGCGAGCGTCCAGGTCGGCTACCTCCTCGGCGACAACCCCGGCGGCCTCAGCCAGGGCGGTGAAACCCTTTACCTGTTTGACAGCAATGGTGCCGGCGCTGGCACGGTCGATGCCGTGTCCTACACCGGCAACGATGCCGACGCGGCCGTCAAGGGGGCCACCTGGACCTACAACCTGGGGGACGACACCTTCGACGGCATCCTGCAGTCGATCGCTGGCGTCGACGGCGCCTTCGTCGCTCCGGTCGCTGGCGGAGACTTCGGCGAGTACCCCCTGATTGGCTCACCCGGTGTGATCCCCGAGCCTGCCTCGCTCGCGCTGCTGGGTCTCGGCGGGCTCGCACTCGCCACCCGTCGCCGCGTCTGA
- a CDS encoding prepilin-type N-terminal cleavage/methylation domain-containing protein: protein MLKRNQRGFTLIELLVVISIIALLIGILLPALGSARGAARNLACLSNIRQWGIGNAIFTEDYKGLMPEDGPDNPGYEFWNVRGRTIPAWQADFYWFNDVVANLNGGERYRDTIARAQASGNARDVPLPGDGSIFVCPSAELPQSPEIEAPYQIGFSSPPAYFYFNYVPNSKLDQSSTASWPGAVNASGNEPIITMSLNQMPNPSATVAMIELRSTNNEYPTNSSGQTIDLNGNVISNSIDRTRGDWQRIARRHGDSCNMTFSDGHGESVSVQYATDTSGTDSVSGQAGGLNKPDLIWNPLGTAIPN, encoded by the coding sequence ATGCTCAAAAGAAACCAACGTGGTTTTACGCTGATCGAGTTGCTGGTGGTGATCTCGATCATCGCGTTGCTGATCGGGATCCTGCTGCCCGCGCTCGGTTCCGCACGTGGGGCCGCGCGGAACTTGGCCTGCCTGTCGAACATCAGGCAGTGGGGCATCGGCAACGCGATCTTCACCGAAGATTACAAGGGGCTGATGCCCGAGGACGGCCCGGACAACCCGGGGTACGAGTTCTGGAATGTTCGCGGCCGGACGATCCCTGCCTGGCAGGCGGACTTTTACTGGTTCAACGATGTGGTCGCCAATCTCAATGGCGGGGAACGCTACCGCGACACCATCGCACGGGCCCAGGCCAGCGGGAACGCCAGGGATGTTCCTCTGCCCGGCGACGGGTCGATCTTCGTCTGCCCCAGCGCAGAGTTGCCGCAGTCGCCCGAGATCGAAGCGCCGTATCAGATAGGCTTTTCAAGCCCTCCCGCTTACTTCTACTTCAACTACGTCCCGAACTCGAAGCTCGATCAGAGCAGCACCGCCTCCTGGCCTGGTGCTGTGAACGCTTCGGGCAACGAACCGATCATCACGATGAGCCTGAATCAGATGCCCAATCCCTCTGCCACCGTCGCCATGATCGAGCTTCGGTCGACCAACAACGAATACCCCACCAACAGCAGCGGACAGACCATCGACCTCAACGGCAACGTGATCAGCAACAGTATTGATCGTACCCGTGGCGACTGGCAGCGCATCGCCCGTCGCCACGGCGACAGCTGCAACATGACCTTTTCAGACGGCCACGGCGAGAGCGTCAGCGTTCAATATGCGACGGATACATCAGGTACTGATTCAGTCTCGGGTCAGGCTGGCGGGCTGAATAAGCCTGATTTGATCTGGAACCCGCTTGGCACAGCGATCCCCAACTGA